Proteins from a genomic interval of Crassostrea angulata isolate pt1a10 chromosome 7, ASM2561291v2, whole genome shotgun sequence:
- the LOC128156300 gene encoding E3 ubiquitin-protein ligase cblA-like, protein MLFLLFFVGTVSLAFFMTSTLGYTIFTGYEHFFVDFVFSLLRICGHILYITIGFLFELLNQLVSVVISIFPYVWKIVTIVISFLIWVGRQVLKGIFGTGNVFLTAISWVFCLCIFCLWTERLFASVTSNEVDDNNRNMIREVNRRMEYENQENENEENSIEEAEINMATEDNDRNTVRELEHRQTGQGLLNREPTGTAVFHGERLIVRLPETTRKAVKCIQIKGNEGRDSSDTESYGSRCSSDEELDEVHGSQNQSRNSSTIFRRRRRRRSDSIEDSMCVVCFDSPRNTAVFPCGHLQFCTQCVASVMRERKCCPVCQLAIEEYRKVYL, encoded by the coding sequence ATGCTATTCCTACTGTTTTTCGTAGGAACTGTGTCCTTGGCATTCTTTATGACATCAACTCTTGGATATACaatatttactgggtatgaacATTTCTTTGTCGACTTCGTCTTTTCGTTGTTGAGGATATGTGgacatattttatacataactATTGGCTTTCTCTTTGAATTGTTAAATCAACTTGTTTCTGTGGTAATCTCAATTTTTCCGTACGTTTGGAAAATTGTGACTAtagttatatcatttttaatctgGGTTGGACGGCAAGTTTTGAAAGGAATATTTGGCACAGGCAATGTTTTCCTTACTGCAATTAGCTGGGTGTTTTGTTTGTGCATTTTCTGTTTGTGGACTGAAAGGCTTTTTGCAAGTGTAACTTCAAATGAAGTTGATGACAACAACAGAAATATGATCAGAGAAGTTAATAGAAGAATGGAATATGAAAATCAGGAGAATGAAAACGAAGAGAATAGCATTGAGGAGGCGGAAATTAACATGGCGACGGAGGACAATGATAGAAATACAGTTCGTGAATTAGAGCACAGACAAACTGGCCAAGGTTTACTTAACAGAGAACCGACTGGTACTGCAGTGTTCCATGGAGAACGCCTAATAGTGCGACTTCCAGAAACAACCAGGAAAGCTGTCAAATGTATTCAAATCAAAGGGAATGAAGGACGTGATAGTTCCGACACAGAATCTTATGGAAGTAGATGTAGTTCAGATGAAGAGTTGGATGAAGTACATGGTAGTCAGAATCAATCTAGAAATAGTTCAACTATTTTTAGAAGGAGACGGAGGAGGAGAAGTGACAGCATTGAGGACTCCATGTGTGTGGTCTGCTTTGACTCGCCAAGAAATACAGCAGTTTTTCCATGTGGACATTTACAGTTTTGTACTCAATGTGTGGCGAGTGTGATGAGAGAAAGAAAATGTTGTCCTGTCTGTCAGTTGGCCATTGAAGAATACAGAAAAGTGTATCTATAG
- the LOC128157021 gene encoding uncharacterized protein LOC128157021, which yields MEDFVYSTYSIVCYALKNVQHYTLKLIKINYDVISAALYILSEVTRFIINFISVTFNVVVSVLEAFTDFLAESFNFLRAFLQLLWKFVMLLLSILDLVLKGLEQVIYFIWSGGKWTAGAFSASLENIQVLSVSIYEYLRVFFTFLFENISNGLVVCGTYSLKFVVGAFNWFTWLLFGTASLVDGAMIYFADSVKFLVDSVYYALTDIIPNTRLETYMGILMIVLFYGTFVHVVTRLYSRGYTFPYPRTVNQYNVPYHGFGNEFSDDEFGMSADEENYEGSDTDSDNASLEGEEQDFSDDDEFSDEASELSVDDESDSEEENSSNDSDESLEPIDIQLPAEPQYNLRRSTTPNRQKKSAKDIEMEIEREREKQMCVVCQDNKKSVLILPCRHMCLCVECGNRIARARPLTRRICPLCRQKIRTIMNVYL from the coding sequence ATGGAAGATTTTGTTTATTCTACGTATTCAATTGTTTGCTATGCATTGAAAAATGTACAACACTACACCTTAAAGCTCATCAAGATAAATTATGATGTGATATCTGCTGCGTTGTATATCCTGTCGGAAGTTACACGatttatcataaatttcatttctgTTACTTTCAATGTCGTCGTAAGCGTGCTTGAAGCGTTCACAGACTTTTTAGCAGAGTCTTTCAACTTTCTAAGAGCGTTTCTACAGTTACTATGGAAATTTGTAATGCTTCTATTGAGTATTCTTGACCTTGTGTTGAAAGGATTAGAACAggtgatatatttcatttggaGTGGAGGAAAATGGACAGCAGGAGCCTTCTCAGCATCTTTGGAAAATATTCAAGTGCTATCTGTGTCGATTTATGAATATTTGCGTGTATTTTTCACCTTTCTGTTTGAGAATATTTCAAATGGGCTAGTCGTTTGTGGAACGTATTCACTGAAGTTTGTTGTTGGTGCTTTCAATTGGTTCACATGGTTACTTTTCGGTACAGCCTCACTAGTCGATGGTGCTATGATATACTTTGCAGATTCTGTGAAGTTTCTTGTTGATTCTGTGTACTATGCATTGACAGATATTATTCCGAACACTCGATTAGAGACCTACATGGGTATATTGATGATTGTGTTGTTTTACGGGACCTTTGTTCATGTTGTGACTAGACTGTACAGTCGGGGTTACACATTCCCTTACCCTAGAACTGTAAATCAATATAATGTTCCCTATCATGGATTTGGAAACGAGTTTTCAGATGATGAGTTTGGCATGAGTGCAGATGAAGAAAACTATGAAGGCAGCGATACCGACTCTGACAATGCATCATTGGAGGGAGAGGAGCAAGACTTTTCAGACGATGATGAATTTTCTGATGAGGCATCAGAGTTGTCTGTTGATGATGAAAGTGACAGTGAAGAAGAAAACTCATCGAATGACAGTGATGAATCCTTGGAGCCAATAGATATTCAGCTTCCAGCTGAACCCCAGTACAATCTCAGGAGGTCCACCACCCCAAACAGGCAGAAGAAATCAGCAAAAGACATTGAAATGGAGATAGAAAGAGAGCGAGAAAAGCAGATGTGTGTTGTTTGTCAAGACAATAAAAAATCGGTGCTTATCCTGCCATGTAGACACATGTGCTTGTGTGTTGAGTGTGGGAACAGAATCGCCCGAGCAAGACCACTGACCAGGAGAATATGTCCTCTGTGCAGGCAGAAGATTCGGACAATTATGAATGTGTACCTGTGA